From Rutidosis leptorrhynchoides isolate AG116_Rl617_1_P2 chromosome 3, CSIRO_AGI_Rlap_v1, whole genome shotgun sequence, a single genomic window includes:
- the LOC139899884 gene encoding uncharacterized protein — translation MELMGFGVPWRNWMLSCLSSTSISILINGSPTKEFKLQKGLNHLTKLAVSNNRYSGIRIDRENIRLTHLQYADDTLFFGEWNRRNAQNLSKILKYFEMASGLRVNFHKSCVCGLGVSSEETIDLAAWLGCSAGTLPITYLVLPIGSSMKHSKAWGPVFEKLEKDLRTGRRERSHIVVDSH, via the coding sequence ATGGAGCTCATGGGTTTCGGTGTCCCGTGGCGTAATTGGATGTTATCTTGCTTATCTTCAACTTCCATTTCTATTTTGATCAACGGCTCCCCGACAAAAGAATTCAAGCTTCAAAAGGGGCTTAATCACCTCACTAAGTTGGCGGTCTCTAATAACCGTTACTcgggtattcgtattgatcgggaaAATATTCGTCTCACTCATCTCCAATATGCCGATGATACCTTATTTTTTGGTGAGTGGAACAGACGTAATGCGCAGAACCTTTCCAAGATTCTTAAATACTTCGAAATGGCTTCGGGTCTAAGGGTAAACTTTCACAAAAGCTGCGTTTGTGGGCTTGGGGTGTCGAGTGAAGAAACGATCGACTTGGCCGCATGGCTAGGTTGTTCTGCTGGTACCCTGCCAATTACTTACCTGGTACTCCCAATCGGTTCGTCGATGAAGCATTCCAAGGCATGGGGTCCGGTGTTTGAAAAATTGGAAAAAGACTTGCGGACTGGAAGGCGAGAGCGCTCTCATATAGTGGTAGACTCACACTAA